A window of the Cucurbita pepo subsp. pepo cultivar mu-cu-16 chromosome LG01, ASM280686v2, whole genome shotgun sequence genome harbors these coding sequences:
- the LOC111788029 gene encoding probable glutathione S-transferase, with the protein MSMIHVLSTLFFILILILLTDGYYVGKQENKKDERSQSFNILHCCTMSSSQELVLLDLRASPFATRVRVALAEKGLTFETKQEDLSNKTPLLLEMNPVHKQIPVLIHKGNPILESIIILEYIDETWSSEAGYANLLPSRPYDRSHARFWADYVDKKIYPIGGKLWNKKDLTEEEKEAAMKELLGSFKQLEEELGDKPYFGGQSFGFIDLSLIPFYSMFLAFKLLGNLDLEAECPKILEWANRCCLRETVAKSMPTQQEVYDVVLDIIKRH; encoded by the exons ATGTCCATGATTCACGTGCTTTCTACActgttctttattttaattttaattttgttgacaGATGGATATTATGttggaaaacaagaaaacaagaagGATGAAAGGTCACAAAG CTTCAACATCCTCCATTGTTGCACAATGAGTTCATCACAAGAGCTGGTTTTGTTGGACTTACGGGCTAGCCCTTTTGCCACGAGGGTGAGGGTGGCTTTGGCAGAGAAGGGGCTAACCTTCGAGACAAAACAGGAAGATTTGAGTAACAAAACTCCTCTGCTTCTGGAGATGAACCCTGTACACAAGCAAATCCCTGTTTTGATTCACAAAGGCAACCCCATTCTCGAGTCTATCATAATCCTTGAATACATCGACGAGACATGGAGCAGTGAGGCAGGCTATGCTAATTTGCTTCCTTCTCGTCCTTACGACAGATCCCACGCTAGATTTTGGGCTGACTATGTGGACAAGAAG ATTTACCCAATTGGAGGGAAGCTATGGAACAAAAAGGATCTGacagaggaggagaaggaagcGGCAATGAAGGAGCTGCTGGGGAGCTTCAAGCAGCTGGAGGAAGAGCTTGGAGACAAGCCCTATTTTGGAGGCCAATCATTTGGGTTTATAGATCTCTCGCTCATTCCATTTTACAGCATGTTTCTTGCCTTCAAATTGCTTGGAAATTTGGACTTGGAAGCTGAGTGTCCTAAGATCCTGGAATGGGCTAACAGGTGCTGCCTCAGAGAGACTGTCGCCAAAAGTATGCCTACTCAACAGGAGGTTTACGACGTCGTTTTGGACATTATAAAACGTCATTAA
- the LOC111788019 gene encoding probable glutathione S-transferase, translating into MDSVFTASFPLLSFLFSLHYSILSHFLQNGSTLKLTLNPSKPIALKRRSPFEFHLPHLATMAEEVKLLDFWPSMFGMRVKVALAMKGVAYEYVEQDLRNKSPLLLEMNPIHKKIPVLVHNGKPICESSIIVQYIDETWKNRAPLLPSDPYERAEARFWVDFIDKKVFDSGRKIWASKGEEREEGKKEFMGSLKKLEEVLGEKAYFGGESMGFVDIVLIGYYTWFYSYESIGNFSVEAECSKIMGWAKRCLQNEIVSNSLPDPFKICDFVLLMKKKYGLE; encoded by the exons ATGGACTCTGTTTTCACCGCTTCCTTTCCCCTTTTgtcctttctcttctctctccacTATTCCATTTTGTCACACTTTCTACAAAATGGGTCCACTCTCAAACTCACTCTCAATCCCTCAAAACCCATAGCCCTAAAGCGGCGCTCTCCCTTCGAGTTTCATCTTCCCCATTTGGCAACAATGGCAGAGGAAGTGAAGCTCTTGGACTTCTGGCCCAGCATGTTCGGGATGCGAGTCAAAGTAGCCCTGGCCATGAAGGGCGTGGCGTACGAATACGTAGAACAAGATCTTAGAAACAAGAGCCCTCTGCTTCTGGAAATGAACCCAATCCACAAGAAAATCCCTGTTCTTGTTCATAACGGAAAACCCATCTGCGAATCATCCATTATCGTTCAGTACATCGATGAAACGTGGAAGAACAGAGCTCCTCTGTTACCATCTGATCCATACGAGAGGGCTGAAGCCAGGTTTTGGGTGGATTTCATCGACAAGAAG GTGTTTGATAGTGGGAGGAAGATCTGGGCGAGCAAGGGAGAGGAACGTGAAGAAGGGAAGAAGGAGTTCATGGGAAGCTTGAAGAAGCTGGAGGAAGTTCTTGGGGAGAAGGCTTACTTTGGAGGTGAGAGTATGGGGTTTGTGGACATTGTTCTGATTGGATACTACACCTGGTTTTACAGCTACGAGAGCATTGGGAACTTCAGCGTTGAGGCTGAGTGCTCCAAGATAATGGGATGGGCTAAGAGATGCTTGCAAAATGAGATCGTTTCCAACTCCCTGCCTGACCCCTTCAAGATCTGTGACTTTGTGCTTCtaatgaagaagaagtatGGCCTTgaatga
- the LOC111788045 gene encoding probable glutathione S-transferase parC: MAEEVKLLDFWPSMFGMRVRIALAEKGVAYEYVEQDLKNKTPLLLEMNPIHKKVPVFVHNGKPITESSIIIQYIDEVWKENPPLLPSDPYEMAEARFWVDFIDKKLYIETRKIYMSKGEEQETGKREVIAILKQVEEVLGERAYFGGECLGFIDIALIGFSSWFYSYETIGNFSIEAECPKIMAWVKRCLQKESVSSSLPDPIKVYHFLLQVRKALGLD; this comes from the exons ATGGCGGAGGAGGTGAAACTGTTGGATTTTTGGCCCAGCATGTTCGGGATGCGTGTTAGAATAGCTCTGGCTGAGAAGGGCGTGGCCTACGAATATGTGGAACAAGATCTGAAAAACAAGACCCCTTTGCTTCTGGAGATGAATCCAATTCACAAAAAGGTACCTGTTTTTGTTCATAATGGAAAACCCATCACTGAATCTTCCATTATCATTCAGTACATCGATGAAGTATGGAAGGAGAATCCTCCTCTGTTGCCATCTGATCCTTACGAGATGGCTGAAGCCAGGTTCTGGGTGGATTTCATCGACAAGAAG CTTTACATTGAAACAAGGAAGATATACATGAGCAAGGGAGAAGAGCAGGAGACAGGCAAGAGGGAGGTGATAGCCATTTTGAAGCAAGTGGAAGAAGTTCTTGGGGAGAGGGCCTACTTTGGAGGAGAGTGTTTGGGGTTCATAGACATTGCCTTGATTGGATTCTCATCTTGGTTTTATAGCTATGAAACCATTGGGAATTTCAGCATTGAAGCTGAGTGTCCCAAGATCATGGCTTGGGTGAAGAGATGCCTGCAAAAGGAGAGCGTTTCAAGCTCCCTGCCTGACCCCATCAAAGTCTATCACTTCTTGCTTCAAGTCAGGAAAGCACTTGGCCTTGACTAA
- the LOC111811727 gene encoding serine/threonine-protein kinase WAG1-like yields the protein MEDDSDLDFSFTSTISTSTARSSLARSSLTLSFNESRGSSTLNLRPHRHSDPHWSAIKAATTLSSDGHLHLRHLKLIKHLGTGNLGRVFLCHLRDNDHANFALKVVDRDALSNKKLLQVQTESEILALLDNPFLPTLYARLDVSHYTCLLIDYCPAGDLHSLLRKQPGNRLSVSAARFFVAEVLVALEYLHALGIVYRDLKPENVLLREDGHVMLTDFDLCFKSDVVPTFHTSTQPGPQGTASCFGRRTAAEEIVGEFVAEPTTAFSKSCVGTHEYLAPELITGGGHGNAVDWWAFGVFIYELLHGTTPFKGVNKEGTLRNIASTEGVKFRAAMEEEEGIAEARDLIERLLVKDPARRLGSGKGATEIKRHPFFKGIKWALIRMYRPPEVYGLMRKARSHVGDVNHRTRRRGWWNWRKLSNYLIKNGNSSNTNTNSNTNHYRFNAKNKMA from the coding sequence ATGGAGGACGATTCAGATCTCGACTTCAGCTTCACCAGCACCATCTCCACCTCCACCGCTCGCAGCAGCCTCGCTCGGAGCAGCTTAACTCTCAGCTTTAATGAATCCCGCGGCTCCTCCACCCTTAACCTCCGTCCCCACCGCCACTCCGACCCACACTGGTCCGCCATCAAAGCTGCCACTACTCTTTCCTCCGATGGccacctccacctccgccACCTGAAACTCATCAAACACCTCGGCACTGGCAACCTCGGCCGGGTTTTCCTCTGCCATTTGAGAGACAACGATCACGCCAATTTCGCCCTTAAGGTCGTTGACAGAGACGCTTTAAGTAACAAGAAGCTTTTGCAGGTTCAAACGGAATCCGAGATTCTCGCTTTGCTCGACAACCCTTTTCTCCCTACTCTCTACGCGCGTCTCGACGTCTCTCACTACACGTGCCTCCTTATTGACTATTGCCCAGCCGGTGACCTCCACTCTCTCCTCCGCAAACAGCCTGGAAACCGCCTCTCCGTTTCGGCGGCGAGATTCTTCGTCGCTGAGGTTCTGGTGGCGCTTGAGTATCTTCACGCGCTTGGGATTGTGTACCGGGATCTCAAGCCTGAGAACGTTCTTTTGCGTGAGGATGGCCACGTCATGCTCACTGATTTCGATTTGTGCTTTAAGTCTGACGTTGTCCCCACTTTTCACACGTCGACACAGCCGGGACCACAGGGTACTGCCTCCTGCTTTGGGAGGAGGACCGCGGCGGAGGAGATTGTCGGGGAGTTCGTGGCGGAGCCGACGACGGCCTTTTCCAAGTCATGTGTAGGAACTCATGAGTATTTGGCGCCTGAGTTGATAACCGGCGGTGGTCACGGAAACGCCGTCGACTGGTGGGCGTTTGGGGTGTTCATTTACGAGCTGCTACACGGAACGACGCCGTTTAAGGGAGTGAACAAGGAGGGTACGCTTAGAAACATAGCGTCTACAGAAGGGGTGAAGTTCAGGGCGGCgatggaggaagaggaaggtATAGCAGAGGCAAGGGATCTGATAGAGAGACTACTGGTGAAAGATCCGGCGAGACGGTTGGGATCCGGGAAAGGGGCGACGGAGATCAAACGGCATCCATTCTTCAAAGGTATAAAATGGGCGTTAATCCGGATGTATCGACCGCCGGAGGTGTACGGATTGATGAGAAAAGCCAGATCACACGTGGGTGACGTCAACCACCGCACGCGGCGTCGGGGCTGGTGGAACTGGAGAAAGCTCagtaactatttaattaaaaacggAAATTCCAGTAATACCAATACCAATTCCAATACCAATCATTACAGATTTAAcgccaaaaataaaatggcttaa